The DNA sequence CCGCAGATTGGCTGGTCAGGCATGGTGCCGTTCTGGTTGGCATAGACGCGGTACTGATTGATGATTAAGACCATACTGAATCCACACCGGTACACGATATCCTGCTCAGCAACGGCGTCATTATTGCAGAGGACATGACTAATATAAGCGCAGTAAAAGTTAGGGACACTTATCTGACTGCCGTCCGTCCCGTATGCCGATGGCAAGCTTTCCCGCACGGTTTTTTGCTACTGTAAATTAGTTGTTTGTTGCGTCCTGTCTATACACTTAGGGTGCATGAAAGGATGATTCAGCAAAGGAGGGGCTAGGATAACGCTGGCCCCTTTTGATCAGATTACTTCAGCAGGGGCAGTTCATTGAGCAAGTTTTTGAGGTTTATCATATCCCACGGCATGTGTTCAGCAATGGTGAGTCCGACGGCTTCAGCCTCAGAGCTCGCCTGATTAATCAACGTGAGCACGTCTTCCATAGTCAGTTTCCCTTCTGCCACATCGCCAAAGTCATGTTCTCCACGGCCCGGACGGGCAAAGAGAACGGACCGGAAAATTGACGGATCCAGTACATCAAGATCTAGATGAATTGCCAGATACTCAATTTTCTCCCTGGCAATCCAGTCCATTACCTCTTTACCACCGTTTTTGACCTGCTCAGGGCCTGATGTCGCAATATTATGACTGGAGAGGTAGTCGCTTTCATAAACCAACGGATCGTGGATACCGGCGATCATAATTTTCGACGGCAAAAGCTTGTGCATGACGTGATTCACTAAATCCTGATCTCCGGTACCGATCAGCGCGCCCAGCACGTGGGCATGGGCATTCGGGTACTGTTCAGCTGTCTGAACGTCAGGATGGGAGTCGACCCATAGCACGCCCAGCTTGTCCCCGTACTTTTTGAGCAGATGCGCAAAAGGTGCAAGTGAAACAAGGCAGTCGCCGCCCAAAATGACAAGCGCGTCAGGATCGTGCTTTTCAATCAGGGCGGCTGCATCATTCAGCTGGCTGATAATCTGTGGCTTGCCGGTAATGCCGTCTACTTCGGTCAGGGACTGGTTGCCGGGTGAGGCAACCGGAACTTCCTCTACTGGTCCTTTGGCTTCCGGAGCGAGGAAAGAAAGAAGAAGAGATCCGAGATGATAGGGAGGGTTGTTTCCGCCCTGCCACTGGGGAAAAGAAAGTCGAAGAGTCTTCCTGGTCATATTATACCTGCCTTTATTTTCGATAACTTCTGATAATCATGAAGCAGTCCGATTTCTGGCTTTCAGAACAGTAACTGCCATATCGAACAATTATAAATAATAATGAATGACTGTTCATTCATTGTCGACTATGTCAGAACCTGACGCAAGCTGAGCAGTTTGTTCAGGAAAAACTATATAGCTGATGGAGTGACCTGAAGTTTATTTTGCAATGTCCGCTTCTGGTACAAAGCGGACTGCCACGCCTGCCGATGTCCGCTATGAGCGAAAAGCGGACATGCTATCGCCGTACATAAAAAAATTAGCAAACATGGTGAGCTTAAAAGCTAAAGATATACAAGTCCTTTCAATTGTAGATTGTTCGATCTACAATTGATTATCAACACAGGGGAATGAAATGAAATCATCTGTTGGCAGACCTCGAGAATTCGATCCACAGGACTTCCTGAACACTGCACTGGAATGCTTCTGGCAGAATGGATATCGGGCAACCTCAATGGCCGATCTTATGAAAGCATCAGGCTTAGCTAGCGCCAGTATCTATAAGCTCTACCCGGATAAGCGAGCAATTTATCTTGCGGCGCTACACCAATACATGGATGAAGGTGTTTCCAGAGGAGCGAAGCGCGAGGTGGAGTTATCGCCAGAAGCTGCATTGCGCGAAATGCTCGATTTTGTGGCGCTTGTATCATCCTCTCCTGATGGAGAGAAAGGCTGTTTTACCATTGCCGCTGCCAGTGAACTTTTGCCGGGTGACGAAGAGGTAAAAAAAGGGTTCATCATAAATTTAATTCAATAATCAATCGGTTGGAAAGTATATTATCCAACGGTCAGACTCAGCAGGTCTTTCGACGCGATGAAAGCGCGAGAGTAATGGCTCTGAGCATTTTTATGATGCTGGAAGGGATGCGGGTATACGGAAAAATTCAGCCTGATAGTGAGGAGCTCAAAAGGTGTAACGAATTTATTGTCAGATCGGTGCTCTTAAACAGAGATGTTGATAAGAAAGATCCTTCAAGTAAGGCATCAACATGACTAAAGTGGGCATAATTGTTCGGCGTCGGAAAAGAAGGCAAACAATGGTTGTGCTCGAATGTGAAGATGGCATGGCCTTATGCGGTTGGATCGATAAAGGAAAGTTTTTCAAAAGGCGCTT is a window from the Candidatus Pantoea bituminis genome containing:
- a CDS encoding arginase family protein translates to MTRKTLRLSFPQWQGGNNPPYHLGSLLLSFLAPEAKGPVEEVPVASPGNQSLTEVDGITGKPQIISQLNDAAALIEKHDPDALVILGGDCLVSLAPFAHLLKKYGDKLGVLWVDSHPDVQTAEQYPNAHAHVLGALIGTGDQDLVNHVMHKLLPSKIMIAGIHDPLVYESDYLSSHNIATSGPEQVKNGGKEVMDWIAREKIEYLAIHLDLDVLDPSIFRSVLFARPGRGEHDFGDVAEGKLTMEDVLTLINQASSEAEAVGLTIAEHMPWDMINLKNLLNELPLLK